The bacterium genome includes a window with the following:
- a CDS encoding GNAT family protein — MAAPRRIPVPREIRGRRVVLRPLRSSDVRAVWEAIEESRQRLERWLPWVQATRSIDDQRAAMARLRDLWRRRESFVVGIFDRRTGRYLGGSGLHRINWETRSFEIGYWIRTSAEGRGYVAETVRLLTRLAFDRLGANRVEIFMDPRNIRSRAVPERLSFVLEGTLRLKVMGTDGHLEDRCVFAVTRDDYDRLPWRSGRISKTRG; from the coding sequence ATGGCGGCTCCGCGTCGCATCCCCGTTCCGCGTGAGATCCGCGGCCGCCGCGTCGTCCTCCGCCCCCTTCGTTCGTCCGACGTCCGCGCCGTGTGGGAGGCGATCGAAGAATCACGGCAACGGCTCGAGCGCTGGCTGCCGTGGGTCCAGGCGACGCGCTCGATCGACGACCAGCGGGCCGCGATGGCGCGCCTGCGCGACCTATGGCGGCGCCGCGAGAGCTTCGTGGTCGGCATCTTCGACCGGCGCACCGGCCGCTACCTCGGCGGCAGCGGCCTGCATCGCATCAACTGGGAAACGCGATCGTTCGAGATCGGCTACTGGATCCGGACGTCCGCGGAGGGCCGGGGCTATGTCGCGGAGACGGTGCGGCTGCTGACCCGTCTGGCGTTCGACCGGCTCGGGGCCAACCGCGTCGAGATCTTCATGGACCCGCGAAACATCCGCAGCCGGGCGGTCCCGGAGCGGTTGAGCTTCGTCCTCGAGGGCACGCTCCGCCTCAAGGTCATGGGAACGGACGGACACTTGGAAGATCGGTGCGTCTTCGCGGTGACCCGCGACGACTACGATCGGCTGCCCTGGCGCTCCGGGCGGAT